In Plasmodium vivax chromosome 14, whole genome shotgun sequence, the genomic window GGCACCATTGTAGTTCAGCTCCCTTCGTGTATGCGTGTATTGGTGTATTTCTATATTCGCGCATACATGTGTACCACGCCGCCCCCCTCCACGCAGTGCGCGACACTTGACactttcaattttgttccccACGCAACATTCACTTTTTCCCGAACGTGTTGTCGACCAACGGTCATTAACATATTGGAAACGCGTGCGCACCGATTTACGTttacaaatgggaaaaccCCCCTGGGAGCGTTCCACGGACTGGTACAGCCTACCGCCACACCGTCGTCATAGATCACGCATGTAGGCCCCCGCTTGGGGCTATCATTTGAACAATGCGACGGTTCGAagttacgaaaaaattaaaaaatggctactcacatgtgtgtgcacgCACAGGACAATACCAATTTGTGCgcgctggaaaaaaaaaaaaaaaaaaaaggtaagcaGTTAATGTGGCATAATTTATGTGCATTCATGCACAGATATGCGGGAGGAATTATCactgaaataaaaaggggcacagTGCGGCGCGATTTGGACATGGGCAGCGGCGTGGAAGAGGGAAAGGAGCCTGCGCATAAAGCGGCCTCACGATTTCACCCTTTCACCCTTACCGCTTAATACTTACCACCTATCGCTgcaccgctccaccgcttcaccttttCGCGCGCTCACTTGATCGGACGGCACACCGCGCTGAACGTGTTCACGGAACTTACGTAGTAGAAGAAGTCGTCGTTCTTCAGAGACCTGGATGCCGTGGACACGTCGGCGTCCTTGTCGGCCCCCAGCGAATTAATTTTCTCCGAGAGGAAACTCAAAATGCGCTCGCAGCAGCGCCTATTCGTGTCCGTATTCTTCATATTGTCGTAAAAGGTCAGGGACGAAACTGCGCATGAGTtgattaaaaaggaatacttcttcctcttaaGCTGATCTTTCAGGAGGCACTGCCTACTCTCCAAGAGGTGAAAGTAGCCAGCATCGTTTCCGGAAGGCTTGTTGGACAGGAAATTCTGCACACCATGTTCGCTGTCGTCATCCGTTTCGGCATCTTCCTTGGTGTCTAAAGGGGAATGCTGATCTGCGCTCACCCCTGCGTTTGAAGTAGGCACTTGGGCCCCCTGATTCGAAGGACCCTTTTCAATTTCCTCATTCTCCCTGTTCCTCCTTTCCACAAGTTTCTTAATTTTACCCATCAACGTGTCGTACGTGTCACTCATTATGACAGACAAGACATACTTGACGTAATTCTTCACATAATAAATGGCCTTAACAATGTTATAGCGCACGTTGCTTATCTTATCAGCGTTCAATTCttccaaaatggctagcaccttattttctatatattgcAGGGGGAAATAAATGACAAGTCTGGAAATGTATTGCAGGCACGTAATTCTGCTGATGTGGCTACTAGATTCTTTAAGGTCACTTAACAGGTATGtaattcctttttcaaaaaaggagaaacccCTGCCCTTGATTAAAAAGTGGAGCGTGTCGAGTACCTCCATTCGGATGGAGTAGACCATATCTTTAGCCCCAATGTTTATGAAGCTCCAGAAATCGccataatttgaagaaaaattttccttattttgataaaaaaaaaagtgatcaaaaaattttaagtaatGAAATAATGTACACCTTAATCTCCAATTTCTACTCTTAACAATTTCTTGACACAAAGGCATAATAATTTGTTTCatatcaaaaaaggaaataagtTTCGAAATTTTATGCAGGCAGGTGAACAGATCCGACTTCAAATCGCTTTCTTCTATCCTTatgaataacaaaaataacgGGAGGATATATTCTATGGATCCATTTTTGTCCAAAATGTCTGGTAAAGAGCATAACAATTTGCACagagaaatttttaaatgcacaTTATTGCTGTCAATGTCTCTCTTCAAATCATCAAAAATTTCATCCATTATGTTGACACTTATTTTTGAATGTACTAAAATATTGTCCAGATTATTCAGCACAATACTACGCACATTACTGTCTACATCTTTCAGTAGTAAGAGAATGACTATAGAGATGTCCTCACTCTTTCtcacttttaaaattctgTGAATGTTATTTGCTAAAACGGCTCTTACTCTCCAGCTTTCATCATTACAGATGTTCCTCAACGTCTCTTCtaaatttttcacaaaatgtgGGTCACATGTTAGCACATCTGCTAATATGGACACTGCGCTTATTTGCACTTCGTCCATTCCATTgatgggtgaaaaaaagcatctatatatttctttcgCTCCTTCCCACAGTTTCTCTACAAATAGTTTCCGTTTTTCATTCGTTTTTAGGGTGATGATTTCCTGTTCgatgttttttccttccccatttggcgtGTGTCCACTTGTTGCGCTTGCTGCGGTTGCTGCGAGTGTTGCGGTTTTATGGGTGCTCATCACACCATTCACTTCTTCCCTCTTTTCGAGCTTTCCTTCCAGTTGTTCTTTCCTATCCCCACTGAGTGTCCCCCCTTTCCAATCTGCCTCATTATTCGCACCCGTTTGATGTGCATATCCGTGGGCCCTCCCAGTTGTTTCATCCGAAGCAAgtgtcttccccttctcttcttcccctttcgccGAAGCGTACGTACAATTCTGGCTAAGTTCCTtatacctttttaaaataaaaacgaaggaGCAGAAAGTTTCACAGCAGGATTTCTTTACCAGTATGCTTTGATCTTGACACAGTTCTAAAAATATCTGGATGAACGTCTTCATATATTTAGCTTGCCCCTCCTCTATGCACCTCTCGATTATTATTGGAATAATTTTGCTAACTCCAATTCGGTAGTTATCACTATCGCTACCAACCAGCTTCATCGTTTTGGGGCATATAATATCTATCAGTGTGCTACGGTCACATTTATGCACGTAATTATTAAAGGCGAGAAAGGCATTCACATTAATCTCCCTTTCGTACGTCACAATGAAATGCAGTATTAAATCACATAGGGAACTACAGTCATTTACAtcgcttaaaaaatttgttatgGTAACTAAATTGTTTGACAATTCGAAGAGGACATCTGAATCGTCTTCTATTAGGTTGTACAAAAATTCGatgacttcattttttgttttttccattcctaAAATTTCACATAACGTTTTTATCTCCTTCATGTGCTTCAGCCTCGTCTTGGGGTCAGTTGCCTGAATCCCGTCGATGATCTCCTGCGCCTTCTTCCGCTCCATGGTTTGGAAATCCTGTGCCTTCTTCCGCTCTATGGCTGCGAAATCCTGTGCCTTCTTCCGCTCTATGGCTCCGAAATCCTGTGCCTTCCTCCGCTCTATGGCTCCGAAATCCTGTGCCTTCCTCCGCTCTATGGCTGCGAAATCCTGTGCCTTCCTCCGCTCTATGGCTGCGAAATCCTGTGCCCACCTGTCTGTAGAGCAGGTTGGATCTCCGGCGGGGAGACAAATAAGGCTTCGCGTCCGTGATGTGTTGCTATCAATCAGCGCTGCCTCGCATTGCTCAGAAAAATTAGCGTCActtggcttttttttgtgcctcccTTCCACAAGCTCAtctgcatatgcatatgcatatgcgtgtGAAGGTGAAGGTGAAGATGTGTTTTTGACTTATAGCGGTCTACAGGGGAGATGGTGAACGAGCGCATGGCTGCCTTATGCCGTGTTGCTCAGGAGAGTGCCACGTCCGTTCAGGTGTAAATAAGTACATAGGTGTAATGGGACATACACGCATGTGTACATTAATCGTGCTTGTATTTCCCAGTACACATGCCGcttttttattccctttttttggtaaaaatgTGCGTTCTCGTAAAACTATCTCCAGTCCCTGGCACTTTTTGGCCATACAGTTTGTGTCCTCGCCGGTTTGTGGCACGCTCTTTGCTAGctattttgcttttattttgttttattttgctttattttgctttatttttttttttttatattttttttttcgttttttttttttttttttgccgcctcGCCTCTCCCaattctgcttcttctcctcactGTTGATCAGCGCGCTCGCTAACACTGCGCACATTCAACAGATTTGCCTTTTATTCCATTCCGTAAAATCGGAAATAAACGAAGTGGGGAGAAGGGGCCTCCTCCACAGGGCTTCACGCGCCTTTTACGCAATTTTGGCTAACTTTAGCCAATTTTAggcaatttttgcaattgcCTCCTATTTCCTTTCGACCCACAAAGCATATTAATTTCGGGTTTGTTTTCTTCacttgataattttttttttcccgaccTACATCTGGTTCGCTACATGGGCACGTCTGCAATTTTGCTGCGGCCCCCCGTGGGATGTCAAAATAGGTGCACTAGGGGCCGCGCGCGCGAAATGGTGGTTTTCGCCAAATGGTAACTTCAGCCAATTATGCCAATCCATTTTGCCaacccattttgcaaatccATTTTGCTAATCCATTTTGCCGTGTCTGCCCACCCTGCATGCCGCACTTCCACACATGCGTACATGCATATCAATagggtaaaataaaaaaaggggcctaCACTAATGTGCGGGAAAGGCGGCGGAGGAGCGCCCCTAACTACGTTGGGAATTTTCTACCATGGGAATACGGTGCTCTACAGCAAGTGCCTGCTTCCGACTCGGCACCTATGCATGCACGCCTTaggattttaaaaaaatacaagcaCTGCGTTTTGGGGAGTCCCCTTGGAAGCACTTTCAACGAGAAGAACATGGAAAACCCAGAACACTCACCCCTTCCGATGATACAGTAGGgggagtcatttttttttcttgcacgAAAGGACCACCCTTCGAATTGCACCTCTTTGTAGCGTAGTGCCCCAGGGGTAGTAGCACTGTGGGGGTGGGGCTACCCCTTCGTGACTACCCCCTCACATAAAACGTGTCGAGGTGCTCCACAAATTCGTACGCATAGGCCATGGGGCAAAACACAGCTTGCCCCTTCTGCGGTGTGGAAGTGGCCCCGGTTGGGCCAGCCTGGATGTACCGAAaccttttccaaaattcgGTAGAGAAATTccaaaagataaaaaaggtagaattttgcaaaacgtaA contains:
- a CDS encoding hypothetical protein, conserved (encoded by transcript PVX_122800A), with protein sequence MERKKAQEIIDGIQATDPKTRLKHMKEIKTLCEILGMEKTKNEVIEFLYNLIEDDSDVLFELSNNLVTITNFLSDVNDCSSLCDLILHFIVTYEREINVNAFLAFNNYVHKCDRSTLIDIICPKTMKLVGSDSDNYRIGVSKIIPIIIERCIEEGQAKYMKTFIQIFLELCQDQSILVKKSCCETFCSFVFILKRYKELSQNCTYASAKGEEEKGKTLASDETTGRAHGYAHQTGANNEADWKGGTLSGDRKEQLEGKLEKREEVNGVMSTHKTATLAATAASATSGHTPNGEGKNIEQEIITLKTNEKRKLFVEKLWEGAKEIYRCFFSPINGMDEVQISAVSILADVLTCDPHFVKNLEETLRNICNDESWRVRAVLANNIHRILKVRKSEDISIVILLLLKDVDSNVRSIVLNNLDNILVHSKISVNIMDEIFDDLKRDIDSNNVHLKISLCKLLCSLPDILDKNGSIEYILPLFLLFIRIEESDLKSDLFTCLHKISKLISFFDMKQIIMPLCQEIVKSRNWRLRCTLFHYLKFFDHFFFYQNKENFSSNYGDFWSFINIGAKDMVYSIRMEVLDTLHFLIKGRGFSFFEKGITYLLSDLKESSSHISRITCLQYISRLVIYFPLQYIENKVLAILEELNADKISNVRYNIVKAIYYVKNYVKYVLSVIMSDTYDTLMGKIKKLVERRNRENEEIEKGPSNQGAQVPTSNAGVSADQHSPLDTKEDAETDDDSEHGVQNFLSNKPSGNDAGYFHLLESRQCLLKDQLKRKKYSFLINSCAVSSLTFYDNMKNTDTNRRCCERILSFLSEKINSLGADKDADVSTASRSLKNDDFFYYVSSVNTFSAVCRPIK